The genomic region CCCGATGAGGACGCTGCTGATGGAGATGAGCAGCGAGAGCCGGGCGCCGTAGAGGATGCGCGAGAGCACGTCGCGGCCCAGGCGGTCGGTGCCGAGCAGGTGGCCCTCGGTGCCGGGGGGCTGCAGGCGCTGCGCCAGGTCCTGCAGCGTCGGGTCGTGGGGGCTTACCAGCGGGGCCAGCGCCGCGGTGAGCAGGAAGAGGCCGATGATCGCCATGCCGGCCAGGGCGGTGGGGTTCTTCAGCAGCCGTTTCATGCGTACCGCACCCTCGGGTCGAGCCACAGGTAGGCCAGGTCGACGATCAGGTTCACCAGCGCCAGCAGCAGCGCGAAGACCACCACGGTCGCCTGGACGACGGGGAAGTCGCGCTGGCTGACGGCGATGAGGACGAAGCGGCCGATGCCCGGCCAGGCGAAGATGGTCTCGGTGATCACCGCGCCCGAGAGCAGCGCCCCCAGCTGCAGGCCGATGATGGTGACCACCGGAATGGCCGCGTTGCGCAGGGCGTGCTTGTAGACGACCACCCGGCCCGCCAGCCCCTTGGCGCGGGCGGTGCGCACGTGGTCGCTGCGCAGCTCCTGAATCACGCCGCTGCGGGTGAGGCGGGCGATGGAGGCGGTCACGAAGGTGCCCACGGTGATCGTGGGCAGGATCAGGTGCTTCCAGCTGCCCGCGCCGGAGATGGGCAGCCAGCGGAGCTCGAGCCCGAAGACGAGGATCAGCATCAGCCCCAGCCAGAAGACGGGGATCGACTGACCCAAGAGGGCGAGCGTCATCGTCGCCAGCTCGGCGAGGCTGCCCTTGCGCACCGCCGCCAGCACCCCCGCGGGCACCCCCAGGGCCACGGCGAAGGCCAGCCCCCAGCCCGCGAGCAGCAGCGTGGGGCCCATGCGCACCAGCACCAGGTCCAGCGCCGGCTCCTCGGAGCGCAGGCTGGTGCCGAAGTCGCCCCGGGTCAGCTTGATCAGGTAGCGGCCGTACTGGACGTAGAGCGGCTGGTCGAAGCCGTAGGCGCGGCGCAGGTCCTCGCGGGCCTCGGGGCTGGCGTCGAGCGGCAGCAGCAGGTTGACGGGGTCGCCCGAGAGGTAGAGCAGCCCGAAGGCCAGCGTGGCCGCCCCCCAGACGACGACGAGAACGAGAAGGAGCCTGCGCAGGACGTAGGTCAGCATCGGCCGCCCCCGGTTAAACCCCTCCCCCGAAGACGCGGGGGAGGGGCGAGGCTTCGGTCATCGTTCCTCTACTTCACGATCTCCGCGTCGAAGGCCCAGATGAGCTCGTCGGGACGCGGCTGCCACTTGACGCGCTTGTTGACGCCGTAGATGTCCTTCTGCTGGTGCAGGAAGATCCAGGGCGCGCCCGCGCGCACGCGTTCGAGCGCCTTCTTGTAGAGCGCCTGGCGCTTGGTCTGGTCGACCACCGACTGGGCCTCGAGCACCGCCTTGTCGAACGCGGGGTCGGCCCAGTAGCTGAAGCGGGTCTGCGGCGGGCCGCCCTCGACCGTGCCGCCGTAGAGCAGGGTGAAGAGGGTGTTGTCGGCGTCGAACTGGGCGTTGCCCCAGCCGATCAGCCAGGCGTCCGTGGGGATCTTGCGCTCGAGAATCTGGCCCACGTAGCTGCTCCACTCCTGCACCCGCAGATCGACCTTGACGCCCACCTTGGCCAGCTGGCCCACGATGGCCTCGGCGACCTGGCGGTCGTTGAGGTAGCGGCCCGAGGGGCTGCCCATGGTGAAGCTGAAGCCGCCCGGGTAGCCGGCCTCGGCGAGCAGCTCTTTGGCCTTGGCGGGGTCGTAGGGGAAGGGTTCGCAGAGCTTTTCGTCGTAGCCGAAGATGTAGGGGTTGAGGGGGCAGCCCACGGGCACGCCGTTTCCGCCCAGCACGTGCTCGATGATGGCCTTCTTGTCCACCGCGTAGTTGAGGGCCTGGCGCACCTTAGGATCGTGCAGCGGGCCCTCGCCCTTCACGTCGAGGACCACGAAGATGTTGCGGATGCTGGGCACGGTGCGGGCTTCGGCCACGCCCGAGCCGTTCACCACGTCCACGGCCTCGGGGGCGAGGTTGGTGATGATGTCCACGCCGCCGGTCATCAGCTCGGCCACCCGGCTCGAGGCCTCGGGGATGGGCCGGAAGACGACCTTCTTGATCTTGGGCTTGCCCGCCCAGTAGTCCTCGTTGGCCTCGAGCACGATCTCCTGGTCCTTGACCCAGCGCACGAACTTGTAGGGCCCGGTGCCCACCGGGTGGTTGGCGAAGTAGGCGTCGCCCTTTTCCTCGATGTACTGCTTGGGCACGACCCAGAAGTAGGTCAGGCGGGTGAGGAAGAGCGGGAAGGGCTTCGCGGTGGTGACCTTCAGGGTGTAGGGGCCCGTCACCTCCACGCTCTTGATGGGCTTGAAGTAGGTGCTGTACTTCAGCGGCTTGTCGGGGTTGAGCAGGCGGTCGAAGTTGAACTTGATGACCTCGGCGTTCAGCTCTTCGCCGTTGTGGAACTTCACCCCCTGGCGCACGGTCAGCTCCCAGGTGAGGTCGTCCAGCGCTTTCGCCTCACCCAGCCAGGGTTCGTACTTGCCGTCGGGCGTGCGCCGGTAGAAGTTGTCGAAGATCTGCGCGGTGACGTTGCCCGTGGGCGTTTCCTGGTGGTTGACCGGGTCCAGGGTGGTCGCGTCCACACC from Oceanithermus desulfurans harbors:
- a CDS encoding ABC transporter permease, translated to MLTYVLRRLLLVLVVVWGAATLAFGLLYLSGDPVNLLLPLDASPEAREDLRRAYGFDQPLYVQYGRYLIKLTRGDFGTSLRSEEPALDLVLVRMGPTLLLAGWGLAFAVALGVPAGVLAAVRKGSLAELATMTLALLGQSIPVFWLGLMLILVFGLELRWLPISGAGSWKHLILPTITVGTFVTASIARLTRSGVIQELRSDHVRTARAKGLAGRVVVYKHALRNAAIPVVTIIGLQLGALLSGAVITETIFAWPGIGRFVLIAVSQRDFPVVQATVVVFALLLALVNLIVDLAYLWLDPRVRYA
- a CDS encoding ABC transporter substrate-binding protein, whose protein sequence is MRKIGILLVFILAALPAWAAGDTLVIAQGVDATTLDPVNHQETPTGNVTAQIFDNFYRRTPDGKYEPWLGEAKALDDLTWELTVRQGVKFHNGEELNAEVIKFNFDRLLNPDKPLKYSTYFKPIKSVEVTGPYTLKVTTAKPFPLFLTRLTYFWVVPKQYIEEKGDAYFANHPVGTGPYKFVRWVKDQEIVLEANEDYWAGKPKIKKVVFRPIPEASSRVAELMTGGVDIITNLAPEAVDVVNGSGVAEARTVPSIRNIFVVLDVKGEGPLHDPKVRQALNYAVDKKAIIEHVLGGNGVPVGCPLNPYIFGYDEKLCEPFPYDPAKAKELLAEAGYPGGFSFTMGSPSGRYLNDRQVAEAIVGQLAKVGVKVDLRVQEWSSYVGQILERKIPTDAWLIGWGNAQFDADNTLFTLLYGGTVEGGPPQTRFSYWADPAFDKAVLEAQSVVDQTKRQALYKKALERVRAGAPWIFLHQQKDIYGVNKRVKWQPRPDELIWAFDAEIVK